aaaaatgaaagtGTCTAAATCTACTAATGTTATAAGCCATGATGTCTCTAGTGCATTAAGGTTTTTAGCTGAAGAACTTCATAAACCAGAATACTTGACTACTGCTTGGtacattgaaattattgaCAAATGGTTTAACTTGATGACATCAAAAAATCCAGTAATGGCACTAAGCAAATTGAAGCCATTAGTTTACAAAGAggcaatttcatttttaaatgaattcatTGATATTATGAGAAAACTAAAAGTTGgaggtaaattataatttaattataatagtataatttttattcataaatcatggaaataaacttaaattatagtttactgcattttttttatttattttagcaaaGACACTATGGAAACCTTCTCAAAGTGGATCAGTTCTTGCTACTACATCTATACTACAGAttcaagatatttttttaaatgacagaGGCTTCAAGTTTCTTTTAACATCACGAATCACTCaagattgtttaaaaaatctcTTTTGTGTTTTAAgatcaaaaaatgttgtaccAAATGCATGgcag
This genomic interval from Aphis gossypii isolate Hap1 unplaced genomic scaffold, ASM2018417v2 Contig00395, whole genome shotgun sequence contains the following:
- the LOC126553990 gene encoding uncharacterized protein LOC126553990 isoform X2, which produces MKVSKSTNVISHDVSSALRFLAEELHKPEYLTTAWYIEIIDKWFNLMTSKNPVMALSKLKPLVYKEAISFLNEFIDIMRKLKVGAKTLWKPSQSGSVLATTSILQIQDIFLNDRGFKFLLTSRITQDCLKNLFCVLRSKNVVPNAWQKL